The following nucleotide sequence is from Dunckerocampus dactyliophorus isolate RoL2022-P2 chromosome 7, RoL_Ddac_1.1, whole genome shotgun sequence.
CATCGCGGTCCCGCCGCCGACGGGGCCAGTGTTCGGCCCGCTTGCCGTGATCGCCGCCGTCGACATTGTATGTTTTTGTTCGCTGCGTTGTCGTTCTCCTCCGCCGCTAGACTGCTACTGCGCAAGCGCACACAGCTTTAATTTTCAAGTCTCGCGAGATTTTGTGCCCAGTTGGAAATGTGGTTCACAACAACTACATCATATAATTAATGACCACATCATGTATAACATTACCAGAAAATTGACATCAGTCAAGGCAGGCCGACCCGTTTCTAAATTATAAACGAAGGAGATTAAATACaggaaattaaaaacattttaatatttgacaATCGACCACACAGATGAACAATATACATATGCAGCTCAAAAAGTCACTCTACCTTGATACAATGTGTCCATCATATTACATTATAACGTGACCCAGTAAAacagtacattattttgtttcataCTTGCAGTCCATATAATTTCATGGCATACgtttaaattgaaaaaacatatttgttgtcATTAATAAGAGATTAACACCTGAGATATTAAATGAATACTTTTCATTTCTGAATTCAATTACGTTAATTACACttgcacaaaaatgtatttagcatTTCATGTAGAACATTCTGAATAAATGTTACCCCTCAAATTGACATTGTttggaaatataaaaaaatcagcCACATCATTGCAAAAATATTAATGTAACTTTTGAATAGTGACAAGCTTTAAAATCAGTGTAGCAGGGAAAGTTAAGTTCATGATGACGGGACACGATATTCTTATCTTGCACAAAACCACCACATTTGTATCATAACTTCGTACTAAAAAACTAACTAAAAACtaagaaaacaaacacatctcAGCATTTTGACACAAAAAGTGACATAAGAAACACCGCTTCAAGTTGTTAGGCTTTGAAAAGAGTTTTAAATATTTCTGAAACAAATACTAAGGTTATTTTTATGAAATTTGAAATTATCCTTTAAAGACATTTAAACATTTGAGGAAACACTGTCTTAAATACTGCTAATTTCCAATTTGTACAATTCCATCATGAATAACAACACTCTTTATTACTACTACTGTACGACTGAtctgtatttgttttgctttaatTTGGAGTCAGTGAGGACATTGTATATGTGATTGTTTGCTTACACAACAGTGACAGAAAGCTGACAGAAAGCATGAAAAGACACAACGTCAAGTTTACTTTTGAAACTCTTCCAACAATAAACTTGAAAGCTGCATATTTAGTGGATCTCTGTTCATCCGTTCATCTGGTTTCCTGAGTAGTGCCCTCAGCTGGCCAGAAGACCTCAGTAGTACATTGAGTTGAAAAAGCTGAGGGTGATACAGTGCCGCCTAACAAACTATCATGCAACATGTCTGACCCtcaaacgcacacacaacaaaacCAAGCATTATTCTGTTGCTTTGGCGTCTGTGTTCAGCTTCTCCGTCTCCGCAGGAGCTTCCACCGCTGACACGCTGCTATGACTGGGCTCCGCCTTCTCACCTTTGGTGAAGGGAAGCCCATAAGTCTTCCAAAACAAGACCAAGTCACACACAAACGCTGCCGTTGCTAGGAAGCCAAACACCTGGAAGAGATAACCACAAAGTATCATCAAAGTTTCAAAACGTGACCATGAAAACACGAGAAGGTAGGCGAGTACAGAAGGATGTGGGGGGGAAAACAAggggcagtgtttcccatacaatcatttatttgtggtgagTGGCCCGCCAtaaatttggactgccacaaatagatttggtacTACCTGTCTATGTAAAGCCGCTTGTTAACACCCTTCAAACGCACCGGGtcttaggttcccaaagtggggtacgccaattttAATGGGGTACATAAATTAGGGCCTAACACTAaacaattacgagtgtgcctgaacgcctaCAGCGCAAGGAGAAcaaagcagaaaggagacagagcataaAGTTGTTCAATAAAgctgttcattgctctgtgtgcattaaatgaacaaatgagtaagtttgttcattattttaagagtgtttaatctgaccagtccagggtgtaccccgcccctcgcccgaaatcagctgggacaggctccagcatacccccgcgaccctaattacgataagcggcacagaaaatgaatggatggagtgTTTTatcttgaagatttaatttatacaggtgttccaatccgcACAGAGCGGTGAAAAGTAcactttatcgttggttgtatgtatttttgtactgctTTATCGttattgttaaactttccccttcaatttggtattaaatgaatatgcagacttaaaccatagccatcgtgagtggaagCCATTCAAAATGggaggatgccaacatcagactggaataaaatgtATGGAGGATGATTACTAATTTATTAGCGCTCATGAGaaaaactttatcaaaatgtgaccatgcaaaataaaaatgcttgacccggaattactataaaattccatccatccattttctatgccgcttatcctcattagtgtcacgGAGGTATGCTGAAATCTATCCCagccggtcgccagccaatcgcagggcacatatagacaaacaaccattaagtAGCCGGAGAAAGACCACGcacgcacaaggagaacatgcaaagtccactcagagatgcccaagcggagattcgaacgcaggtcttcccgatctcctgactgtgtggccaacatgctaaccactcggcgaCCGTGCGGCCCTACTATGAAATTAATCAACCAATTAATTACAGtacgttcaatatttcaagttaattactGTAAGATAAacaggtttatgttttttaagtatgCAGGTGTacggggtacatggcttcagacTGTATTGCAACTGTAAAAAGCTTGGGAACCACTGTGCTAGAGAATatgaagatgtagcaggagggatcaggtagggctgggcgatatgacctcaaatcaatatcacgacaaattgggcagttttacctcgataacgataaatgcacgataaatccccaaccactatatatctttgccgtccaaaaaataattgcaggaaatgcaaattaacttcttttcattgatttattgaccaactggcacacattactttcaatgaaatataatgcatGTAATGCGACGCAGCTATTGCACCTATAAAGGCTCCAAAAAGTGCAGACAAtgccccatttacataatgcacacacatgcacgcacacacacacacgcacgcacgcacgcacgcacgcacgcacgcacgcacgcacatacacacacaaaacccttcaacgccacaaatagattgcattaCTGTGGGAAACACCAACAAGGTAGGGAATGAAGGCAGGAAGTGTGGTCTCACCACAGCGCTTTTCTCCAGGGATGTGTTACTGTTGATGGCAGCAAACACGATTGAGGCCAGGAGGAAAAAGAAGGCCACGGCGCCCGTGTACAGAAAGTCCTTAACACACAACCAGAAGAACATTATCATATACTCCATCAGAGTAaaactttgttgttttcaatgccCCTTGTTGCTTTTTGTTAGTTAAGTTACATACCTGTACAACATGCACTAAATCACAGCAAATATTTATAATGCATGCACTAAAAGCAAACAACTAGGGATGTGATGGCATGTGTATTCTTCATCAGAGGTGTACCGATTTGTCAGGAAGTGCTTCGGCGTCACGCATCTATTTGTTAAACAAATTCAGTGAGGTCAAGCTTTGGCTAGcaggagtcatggctagcgatagtgccaaggagaagccagagcttgaaaatgctcttCCGTCAATAAAGTCTCCCGTTTGGTAACACCTTCcagtgaaatatgtaaacagataaatacaagcaaataatacaaaagctGTGTGCTGTCATCGTTCAGACTCTACTTCACTAAAAATCAAACTAATTATTCACAGTCCTCAAAATCTTACTGATGCACTTGTCTGCATCCTTGCACTTTATCAAAAAAGAAACACTGCAAacccgggggtgtccaaagtgcagtacGGGGGCCATTGTCAGtggtattttgcaaacataaaattcaatattaatgaaatatattatcaCACTAATCTGCTTTGTCagctgtaacacaaagctaagatggggatgttttgttcaggtaGCTTAACATACTCTACATGGACCTACTGTAagttgcttttagcatctttaagtcattcaataccaaagacgtatttataagttgttttttttaaacccaaacgctcactcccaaagatgtatttataagtcttttatgttttttgcgcaagaggcaaaagaaggtgatgacgcaactgcacattAATAGAAGTCACGGTCACTGCATttataagccataaaaatgcatttgataagagctctgcacggatcttttgcatgtatttacaCACTTGACAGTAAGGAGCATGTGGaggagcatggaggagtgtagcgtgccgaaagttacgcattgtagggaaactttaacgcatgcacatgcacacatacagttcagttccaaatgtgaaaattgtaaatagttcatggtgttatatttgcaaataaattgttattttgatgtaaaacaaccatttttttgtttcgtttatgttgtggtatagttgtttagatatttgagttgcACAAATATACcggtagccatagaacacaatattctgtatgccctgaaaaatctgtcaaaaatctgtcaaatcTGTCCATAATGGCTggcactgaaggggttgaattttgaaaaatggctgggattgaatgagttaatatacaaaatgtatcaaaaaggCATTTAATGTATGTTATATCTATATTTGTATgtttaatttgaaaaatgtatttgttttttagacTTACTTGcattttgcagtattttatgtttcattttaaaaatcaataaagCTGCTTACACAAAAGCTattcagttttatgttttgcattttgttctcttactgtacccaaaaccgtgaccttaaaactgaGGTACACAACATGGTGTACCGTTCCACCACTACAAAggatgaataaaaaaaacatagtgaGAGCTAATGAGTGTGTTTTTGGATTTCTTGCACAGGTAATGGGGCCATTTTGGCGTCCATCGGTTGGCGAGCACAATAgcttagctgtgtgtgtgtgtgtgtgtgtatacacacacacacacacacacacacacacaccccccccccacgtTTCTTTCTTTGCTTGGTTACACTGAACTGAGGAAGAACATTCTGGAATTCGCCTCCATGCACAACACAGGCAACATGTGAAGGCGTGGAGGCCATGTGACATAAACATTACCAGGCGGGGCCACCAGGAGATTCCTAGCCTCTTGTGCAGCGTGGTGGAAAGGAGGATTAGGAGCAGTAAGGTGAAGAGGAAGGCCGTGCAGCTGACAAACTCAAAGAACTCCAGGGCCATGCAGTGTATGCAACTGTACACCAACTCCTCCAGGATGAAGGCCACCAAGGACAGCAGctgatggaaaaaacacaaaacggcAGATTTAAGATGGAAATCACCTTAGCTCAACATCTCGCTGCAAGAACATGGAGAACACCACAACAACACCAATCATCTCGATGATCTGGCTAAATGTTGCAACAGCGGAGGTCAGCCACTTGGAGATGTGCTAACGACAGCGCTCTGCTCCCACAGCACTTTCACTTCCCACTGCCCACTTCCTACAGAGTGGCAGCAGAAGGAAGGGCGAGTCACGGCGAGGCCGACCGAAACCGCACCGAGGAGGCCGCTTTCTCTTGTCAGGTGTTCCTGATATAGAGGCGCCTCACAAAAGGCATTACGAAGTGTTGCTAATGTGATCGCTATCATTACATCAGTCAGGGGACTATCATTCTAATTCTGTGGTTTGAGGAGACAGAATTTCAATCATAGTAATGACATCTCTCTGTGTGTATGGACAAGTAAATCatcttgtcttttgtttttttgttgtttctagATGATTTGGACAGACAGAATGAAGATTGGGTCAAGTAGAGTTTTATTTGTGCTGTTAACAAAGAGTTCATGTTTGATGGAAAGCCTATTAATTTGTCATTTGCTGTGTTGTTAAAGGCTGTTGATGTAGTCACGGTTAGCTTTCCGCTGCCGAAAGTAACTCAAAAGTAGGAGCGAAACAATGTAACACATGTGAACACATTACAACATTTGAAATACAACTCATTACTTTCATAGGACAGTGACTGGTCACATAAAACATGCTACCTTGTGGAACTAACATGCCCAAGACTGATAATATAACATCACTTCCAACAGACAGATAACCAAATTATTAGGAAGACATTTCCAGCGTGCACAATTAATAAGTGGGGAGTTGTGTCAGTAGTGAATGTACGGTAGTAAAATTACAAGCAAATATTCCTTGTTGTCCATTTAGTGACACTTTGAATCATCTGacacaaaaacatacaacaaaatttgacactttaaatgtgtgtgtgtgtgtgtgtgtgtgtgttgaaatccAAACAACTTCTCTGTTTCAAATCAGTGCATGTGAGTTCCTTCCTAAAGATTCGAGGTGGTCATTCATAAACAGGACCTTGTAGAAGTCCTCACAAACAACCTCATTATTGCAACATCACTCCTTAAGTCAGTGGTTCTCATGCTTGCctaatgctggtgccagcaactcatacagtggcctgtacagataaataaataaatactacacTACAAATACTACAAATTCCATATTTACAGTACAACccccctgcgattggctggcgcctcttgcttgaagtcagctgggatagactccagcatacgcccacaaccctaatgaggataagcggcatagaaaatggatggatggatatttacaACCCAAAGGCCAAACTTGAAAATAATTCCACACCACAGACATACTGAGCTACCAAGCTAGCGGGCAAGTCATCACTTGCACACCGATATCATTatagacagaaaaaaacataaccatAGGAACAGATATCTAATTTTTATGGCAAAATTGCCCGAAAATTTCAGGTTGGACAATATTATAACACATCCCTACTAGTTATACAGGTGTACTAGTTGTTACTACTCAGTCCCGGCAGGATTTTGCGGACTTCTGATTGTTGCAGCCAAAAATTCCAGGTCTCACAAAGCTGTGGCAAAAGATGCGATGTTTTGAggcttatttttttccaataacattgcatcagcttgtgattttaggaatttGTTATCAAAGTGTTTGTTGTAACCTTAACCCCAAAAATCACAGGATTTGAACAAATCTAacaaaatatgctttatttGCATATCAAACTCAAGTACAGAGCACATTTTGAACACTGACAATAATTTACCAACCAGACCCACCCAGGATCTTGCGGGCCTTTTTTGACATGCCTGATTTTGCAGTTTATCCCAATAAATTGCAAGTCTTTTCTAAGTGCTTATTGCAATGAAATAGCgggagaaagtgaaagtttcaataaactgttgtatttataaTAGAGAATCTTGTTGAAGAATAAGTAATGCATGGACACGGACTATAAAAAGCATCTTACCAACAAGGcacacaaaaatgtgcaaaataggctgtattcagccACAACTAAGTACACCTGTATTCCTGTagataaaaaactaaaaatgaggTGTGGTCCGTTAATTAttgggccgatatgaggaattatggcGTCAcaccaataacattaaaaaatacctCCGATAAgcgataataaaaaaatatttgagattacttgtactgtgctgtaggtgggttaccgtgagcaaatcaagcgctccttttctgttATATGTTGTAAACAGCTTGTTGTAACCTTCCtggagctcacttgtaaacaaacatggtgtcGGTCGCATTTTCAGTGACTTCTTACTGTTTCAGTGGAAGACATTTGCAAATGCACCTatatgctctgcaaacattccgcgatgagggaaaaaaaatatggagCTTCAgtacatcaaaccttatcagccacctgaaacgccagcgccgctaCAACGCCTGGGTCGCGGAGCTTGTTCCCATTTCCgctgcatttgaaaagtgctaaAAAGTTTGCAGGAGACGACCCGAGTGCTAAACCTcttggagccacggtttgtacttctgatccgtcgctattttttttaaatgttttgttaatagtagagATGTCATGATTTtgtaaggacaaatctacagatACAGTTTGTCTAATTCAACTTTGCttgagtcgttcttacctccaAGTGTACACAAACCACAGTTAAATCTAAGTTTGAAAAATAATTCTCCATTGAAAAGATGTTTGAGGGTGAGAGGGAACTAACTATTTTTGGTAAATGAGAGATGATGAGAGATTGTCATTACATGTCCATGTTCCCGTCAATGTAAACTCGGAAGTGTGGACTATTTGATGGTTAGACAGTTGACGTGCATGTTTGAGTGCTGCTCGGGGACAAATTTGATTGGCGAAAATGATGACAATTGGGTAAAATGCACGGGGAAATTGGAGGGATTGGACAAAGTTGAGAGGCCATGCGGGATTGGCTGGATTTGCATGAATTGGCGCAAATGTGTCGCAAAATCCTGGAGGGTTTGATGACTAGTACTATTACTAGTAATGCATGCAGGTCCACTAGTAGTACTATTTGTAGTAATGTACGCAGGGTGGCCACTCACCACTTCCATGATTTTGAGGATGAAGCGTTTTTTGTCCAGATGAGGTGAGGGTACCAGGAAGCAAGATGAGTTTGGGTTGGGCGCCGTCGTGGAGGAATAAACTTCATGGGTGGCCATGATGGAGCTGAGAGACACAATGGCATCATGAACCTCCAGTCACCATGTTTGACATAACCTGTTTCATTATTTGTACATCACAGTGAAACATTTATACCAACACTATGGGAATGCCTCTCAAGTTGTCAGTGTTCCTCACCAGAGCTCAGGTCAGTGATAACCTGTAACCTGATACACTTTAGCTAGTGtcatacttattttatttttatttcctccTAGTGATCACATGATCAGATTTGAATAGAATCAGCCATTGAATATTCATTCTTATCAGGAATCATGAAGTCAGCTAACAgtttattttcacttcattaaaaccaaaataaaaagtgaaagTAGTATGCTCGTGAGTAAGGCATGTGTTTCTACTTCTGAAGCCATAAAAGTGATCATTTGAAAGTTGTCTTCATGCTTTATACGCTTTATATGCAtgcgtttaaaataaataaaaatagtgaCTACACTGTACAGACTCCAGTTAATTCtttaaaatacaacataaaaatgCCCAGTTTAATTAATAGCGTCATTTAATCTCTACTCGTTTCTGTCAAACTATGTACGATTGAGGCCAAAGTGACGTAGCGATTAAAACATTTCCTTATTTCCTGATGTGTTAGctaataagacaaaaacaaatcgACAATTGTACAATAAGTGGAAATCACTTAGCACTCTGGGAGAAATCCTTAAGCAGAGCTTTACTGTTGGCTAAAAGCTGCTAAACAACAGTAAACAAGCGTTAACAAAGACTAGACTCACCGCTCAGGTTTTGTTCGTGTCGAGCAACAGGTTTGTAAAAGTTTCTGTCACTCCAAAGTTACAAAAATCAACTTCCGCGTTAACTTTTTACTTTGTAGCCTGAGAGCATTTACCGGAAACACAAGTCCGACTTCCGGCCACGCCTTTCAAACTTTAAGCGCTTGTATAGGCGGTTGATGGCTTTCGAAATAAACACTGTCCGTTTTTGAAAACTCTTTATGGTTGACAAGGAATCTCA
It contains:
- the cmtm6 gene encoding CKLF-like MARVEL transmembrane domain-containing protein 6, with the translated sequence MATHEVYSSTTAPNPNSSCFLVPSPHLDKKRFILKIMEVLLSLVAFILEELVYSCIHCMALEFFEFVSCTAFLFTLLLLILLSTTLHKRLGISWWPRLDFLYTGAVAFFFLLASIVFAAINSNTSLEKSAVVFGFLATAAFVCDLVLFWKTYGLPFTKGEKAEPSHSSVSAVEAPAETEKLNTDAKATE